Genomic window (Myxocyprinus asiaticus isolate MX2 ecotype Aquarium Trade chromosome 26, UBuf_Myxa_2, whole genome shotgun sequence):
TTCAATTTCCACTCTATATAGTTAGGCAGTGAAGCCTTAATGATGATAATGACATCCATTACTTGTGTCACAGCTTTATTTTGCCAGGTTAAAGAGGTGTTTTGGGAAATGGGATTGTAATATGCCTATCCCAATTTAGACAGTTGCTTTGGTAAGGATAGAGAACGGTGACTGTACTGGACAGTTTGTGCTATTAATAGTACTGACCTCAGCCAGTCTAGTGACATTTCCCGTTAAGTAGATAACAAGTTATTCAGGACATGATTATGACTACATGGCATAATTATTGGAAAGGCTATGGTTACCATCGTTTAGTTTGGAATGGAAAATGGGTAGATATCTCTTAGGGCAAAAACAACCTGattattgttaattatttatattgtaaccTGTTCATTTCGTTGCCCGATTGCGCAGAGGTCAGTGACATTGCCAAGGGTGggcaaattagacccaggcccactcAGAATAttagaaataattttttgacttcaattatatatttataaattagtttataaaaatacataaattctgCTTTTTGAAAGAATTGTTTCAATGTGCCACCTTTCTGTTGCCAAGGGTTCCATTGGTCGAAAATTTGGACCATCCATTTTTATCGAGGCCCACCCAAAGGTATTTTCCTAGCTACATCTTTGCtttacaaaaatctagagttctggcaaatccCAGTGGCAAAATTTGgcacttattatttttacatgcaaatgagctttgcggcaaactcttcgcTGTTGCCACTGATTTTCCATAGAAGTGTTTTCCAGTAGTGGCAACTGTCGATTGTTACCAAAGGTTAGCCGCAGGTTCAGCGCTACcgttgaagagctgcaaacttctggcaatttTGCAGCAAATTTACTGCATATTATCTGCCGCTTTGTCTCAAACAAACTATTTTTTGCAAGGGGAGGGTTCATTTTGAAGATTTCAATTCTCTTTTTACTCTTTCTCCGTGTTGTTATTCAGTTTTTATCACCCTGTTCAATCcttgcaaaacacacacactcttacttgCATACTGTAGTGTAATTTTAgtggcaacacacacacacacacacgcacaaccaAGCATGGGCATTTGCAGCTACTCACCATTATGTGGGCATGTTACGTaatggatgggcaaggaggaggcgggaaccagcagaacagtcaacgtaaactttaatgacataaactcaacttaaaacaacataaaacacatagacacagacacacacacacacagcggctgcatgtgtctgtctctctctcgaactggtgcctccggctcgtctttatccccctcctggctgattagcccaattcagggccgggcgtgtgtcctcacggcccagccctgccctcctcctcattacactcctccatcgccctggcatgacgtactcccctcccttcctggaggggtgggggggggtgttgcCCTACCGGTGTGcctgctggcaggtcttccccacctttctggagccctgggagagacgaggggagggagagggtaGAGTGAAAGAGTGAGGCAGagcgacagacagagagagagaggagagagaaaacttGCTCGCCGATCCCcggacatgccgtcgcctggtcctcagccactccttcgccctctggcagacgacagccgctcctccccgggcggacggcagcaagtcctccgaccTCTGGCGgatggaactgctcctccccttcctggtggatggcagcagttcctccaaCTCACGGTGGCCGGCAgggactcctccgtcccccggcggatggctgcggctcctcccctggcagatggcagcggcgaggacttcacgatagcgcatccctcctccttcccaggtttcggcaccagtgtaacgagtaaaggatgggcaaggagtaggcgggaaccggcagaacagtcaacatgaactttaatgacataaactcaatTTAAAACTACATAagacacacagacgcacacacacagcggccgtgtgtgtctctctctctcccgaactggcgcctccggctcgtctttatccccctcctggctgattagcccgattcagggctgggcgtgtgtcctcacggccccgccctcctcctcgtcacagggcATTTAAAGTACCAGTGACACTAAGCAAATTTGATTTATTACTTTAAGCTGCCTTAAAGCATTTGCACGTTCCTAGCTCTTGTCTTTTTTAGAGAATGTTAGTTAAAGTTTCTCCCTCACCTCATTATTCCCTTGTCCCTTCATCAGATCTGGTGGCTGGATGCAGAGTTGACATGCGGACAAACTCGTCCATTGGTCTTCACTCAGGGTCACTCTGTCTGCAATCGGTCATTCTTTCCTTGCTTTGACACGCCAACTGTCAAAAGCACCTACTCTGCAACTGTCCGTGTAAGTCTGTCTAATCGACTGCTCGGAACAACCAAAATAACTTTGTCCAAATTCTGTAGAAGTAGAGCTCAGTATTATTGCTGCttcctgttttatttttattgtcattgtgcacagGATGtgccatacatttaaaaaagatatCTTCCCCCTTACCCATGTGTTTGCAATCTGTATCATTTCAGGTACCAGAGGGTGTCACAGTGTTGATGAGTGCCTCAAGAAGTGCATACTCTAAACAGGGCAAGGTTTTCCAGTTCTCCATGGAGTACCCTGTCCCAGCCTACCTTGTTGCCCTGGTCGCAGGAGACCTTCAACATGCAGACATTGGGCCAAGGTGAATTTAAGTAGGGATAGAGTGTATCTTGTTTGGAAAACTGTGTAATTTGTGTTTTGGATGGTGATATGCTGATCCTCAGCCTGGGATGCTGGTGTGCAGGTTTGTTTTGATAAGGCTGCTTAACCACAGACAATTGGCTTGccggaaattcatgctggtcttttaAGCCAACCTACATGACAAACATTGTCCTTGTAAGAGAGTGCAATATTTCCATTAGTGTATGATGCTTTACTTGGGCCACAGTCTCTTTGCTCTCTGCTCTCAGGAGTCGTGTGTGGGCTGAGCCTTGCATTCTGACTTGTGCAGTCAGTAAGCTAGGTGGCAGTGTGGAGCGCTGGCTCAATGTTGCAGAGGGGCTTTTTGGGCCTTATATTTGGGGAAGGTCAGTTCCTGTAATTAATTTTTCAGATTTGATCTGATATAGTGCTTAAGATTCTATTCTAAGGATGTTTATACACATTATCacataaaatatgatttgatgttgattttattttatgaGTAGGAGCCAGGAGGTAATATATTCACATTCTAAATATTAAGATAGGAAACTTTGTAAATGCCCctcataaatgttaaaaaatacccCTGAAagtcaaatccagggggcaattattgcccctttatggaaaagttaatttcggaCATCAAAGGTCAGTGAGTATTCAGTCATCAACCTACCTCTTTACAGGTATGACATAGTGTTCCTTCCTCCTTCCTTCCCCATTGTTGCCATGGAGAACCCTTGTCTTACCTTCATCATTTCCTCCATACTTGAGAGTCAGGAATTTCTGCTGATTGACGTCATCCATGAAATTGCTCACGGCTGGTTTGGCAATGCTGTCACCAATGCTACCTGGGAAGAGATGTGGCTCAGTGAGGGTCTGGCCACTTATGCTCAGAGACGAATTACAACAGAGGCCTTTGGTATGCACATCCTCATTCATATCCTACATTCCGTTCATATAGAAATGCAGCACTATGTACTGTAGGCCTATGGTAAGCACACATGCACTCACGTTCATACTTTCGTAGAACATTGCCAATTGTAATGCGAGTGTTACAGTATGCCCTGACAAATGCGAACTTTCAATTAGCTGTTATTCATCCCTATCCCTGCTCACAATGTTGGTACAGGAGAAGCTTTCACCTGTCTTGAGACTGTGTTCCGTTTAGATGCTCTTCACAGACAGATGCGTCTTCTTGGAGATAACAACCCTGTCAGTAAGCTGCAGGCAAAATTTGAGCCAGGTACAGTCCTTTTAACCATATCCAgcttttgtatgtgttttgtagTATTTTTGGTTTGGCACATTGTGCTTTCTCCCTACACCTGAAATACCTTTGTGGTACACACAGTCCTTTAAAAATGTACTTCTAAAAATTACTTGTGATTCATCATTACTAAGACAAAAGCAAGGAAAATCCTTATTTGCAAAGTTCAGTCTGTCTGGAATTTTTCTTTTCTATGTATTTATAAAGTTCTTGTAAAGTGTCAAACAAATGCATTGTGGGTCTGGGTACCATGTCATATATTTTCCTTCTCTTTCTCCACAGGTGTAAACCCCAGCAGTCTAATGAACCTTTTCACTTATGAGAAAGGCTTCTGCTTTGTTTCTTACCTCTCACAGCTGTGTGGTGACATCAAGACATTTGACAGTTTCCTTAGGGTGAGAAACACACCAAACAATCACAACACATTCAGTAAATGATACATGCCTCGAAATGCATAAGACACACTTATACCTATTTTTTCTGGATCCTTCCACCCTGCGTTGTGTAGGCTTACATTGAGAAGTTCAGGTTCAGCAGTGTCGTCGCTCAGGATCTGTTGGACTTCTTTCTTGGCTTCTTCCCTGAGCTGAAGGAGAGCTGCGTCGCTCAACGAGAGGGTGAGTTGTGGCAACTTATTCGCACCCACAGAATGAGAGATGATGATTAACCACACAGATACTTACTCATCTCGCTGTGCTCCATTTGTGCTCTGTTAGAAATTTCCCTGTTGAGCCAGTCATAACACACAGCAAGGGGTCAAAGCAACATTAACAGTGTGAGAGTCTAAATAAATAGAAACGTGACACTTATTTCCCTTCTTCTACCTTCCTTTTTGTCTCTACTCTTGCTCAGGCCTGGAATTTGAACGTTGGCTAAACGGCTGTGGTCCTCCGTTATGTGAACCAGATCTCTCGGCGGGTGGGGCTCTAACAGGTCCTG
Coding sequences:
- the LOC127416968 gene encoding aminopeptidase RNPEPL1-like isoform X1, giving the protein MAELQRPTLCCCRKVLTVPGKSCEGGRSLAHCRLVDVASASNFHSFKLRHFHLDLHLNFAIKRIIGWQVLELTPVQSGVQSLILDTHPSLLIHSVDCKVPGASGAPDVFLSLTYRVEPFTDYGSSLNISLPAVVIRPHRAFRVTIRYTTTDGPAIWWLDAELTCGQTRPLVFTQGHSVCNRSFFPCFDTPTVKSTYSATVRVPEGVTVLMSASRSAYSKQGKVFQFSMEYPVPAYLVALVAGDLQHADIGPRSRVWAEPCILTCAVSKLGGSVERWLNVAEGLFGPYIWGRYDIVFLPPSFPIVAMENPCLTFIISSILESQEFLLIDVIHEIAHGWFGNAVTNATWEEMWLSEGLATYAQRRITTEAFGEAFTCLETVFRLDALHRQMRLLGDNNPVSKLQAKFEPGVNPSSLMNLFTYEKGFCFVSYLSQLCGDIKTFDSFLRAYIEKFRFSSVVAQDLLDFFLGFFPELKESCVAQREGLEFERWLNGCGPPLCEPDLSAGGALTGPVQHLCDLWGTDAPDPQVIANFDLSTWSTFQTVLFLDRLLDRSPLPQEVMSLLSSCYSALLDDMNAEVQIRWLQIVVRNSFYPDLPRVRSFLHKHTSRMYTVPLYEDLCGGVMKCFAVEVFYQTQACLHPNLRRTLQQILFQSSALNTSTSPSLLTSSPSAPSSPTDSPPTNGTIALRDVNVSA
- the LOC127416968 gene encoding aminopeptidase RNPEPL1-like isoform X2, which gives rise to MAELQRPTLCCCRKVLTVPGKSCEGGRSLAHCRLVDVASASNFHSFKLRHFHLDLHLNFAIKRIIGWQVLELTPVQSGVQSLILDTHPSLLIHSVDCKVPGASGAPDVFLSLTYRVEPFTDYGSSLNISLPAVVIRPHRAFRVTIRYTTTDGPAIWWLDAELTCGQTRPLVFTQGHSVCNRSFFPCFDTPTVKSTYSATVRVPEGVTVLMSASRSAYSKQGKVFQFSMEYPVPAYLVALVAGDLQHADIGPRSRVWAEPCILTCAVSKLGGSVERWLNVAEGLFGPYIWGRYDIVFLPPSFPIVAMENPCLTFIISSILESQEFLLIDVIHEIAHGWFGNAVTNATWEEMWLSEGLATYAQRRITTEAFGEAFTCLETVFRLDALHRQMRLLGDNNPVSKLQAKFEPGVNPSSLMNLFTYEKGFCFVSYLSQLCGDIKTFDSFLRAYIEKFRFSSVVAQDLLDFFLGFFPELKESCVAQREGLEFERWLNGCGPPLCEPDLSAGGALTGPVQHLCDLWGTDAPDPQVIANFDLSTWSTFQTVLFLDRLLDRSPLPQEVMSLLSSCYSALLDDMNAEVQIRWLQIVVRNSFYPDLPRVRSFLHKHDSSADTVPK